The nucleotide window TATTTTACAACGATAATCCAGCGCTAAAGCCCTGGGCTAATATAATTCCCACAAATTAGTTCAGGGCTTCAGCCATAATTATCATCTATAATAGCCCAGGGCTTCAGCCCTGGGTTAATAGGTGAGCATTCTCCTGGCCGCATTATATTGGGGAGTGTAGTGCTTTAATTTCTCAACGATTAAATCAGCCACCTTGTTTCCATAAATATTGTCAGTGTCCTGATGAGCCCAGCGGGAAGTGTTGTCAAAGGCATTAAGGGTGTTGTGGCAGATGAATTTTTCCGAAACCGGAGGAAGTAACAGGTTGCCGCCGGCATCCAGGATGGTTTCAGGACGGTCTGTTGAATATCGTAAGGTAAGACAGGGAACACGGAGTATATGTGCTTCTTCCTGCAGTCCTCCACTGTCTGTATAAAGCCCCAGGCAATAGTCAGAAAGCATAAACGATATAACATCAAGATAGGAAGGCCATAATTCACATATTTTGACGCCTGCCTGTTCGGTAAGCCTGAGCTGTTCTTCCAGCCCGAACTGATGAATGGCGGCCATCATCGCATTGGATTTTACCAGCAATATATTCATCCCTTCCCCGCTTAGTCTGGCGATGCCGCTGAGCACGGCTATCAGCCTGTCGGGAATAAGGTTTTCCCGGCGATGCAGGTCTACCCGGAGCCATTTTTTTCCTGATAAAAAAGGATAACGATCCAGAAAATCTTCTGTATGCGTATATTTTTTCATTAGTTCAACTGCATCACTGCTCAATGATCCTGTCACCATAATATTTTCTGCAACATATCCTTCATACAGCAGATTGTCCATATTTCTCTTCACCGGAGCAAGCAGTAATTCAGAACTGATGCTGGCAAGCCTGGAGTCCATTCCTTCCGGGAAAGGATCATTTACATACCGGGTCCAGTCCCATCCGGCCTGATAAAGAACGTTACCATCCTGCCATCTGTCTTTGTCTGCCGGGCCATAGGAGCGTAACCCTGCTTCTACATGAACACTCCGTGCCCCCGCCGAGAAATAAAACAATTGTGGCAGTATGCCCGCGGAAAAGGTATCTCCTGATACCACCGGAATGATGTCAGGCTTTTCCGTATATGTTGCGAGTACACTCAGGAAGTCTGTTACAGATTGGCACATCGTGATGATCCGTTCATTAAAATCACGGCCATTGGAATATAAATTAGCACCAATCTGTTGTTTATAACCAAGTTCGTCAATCTGGGCTGTCAGCAGTTGATCATAATGCTGGTTACTGTTTACCAGCAGGAAAGGTAGATCATGCTGAGTCATTGACTGTATCAGACTTGCCATTTTGATGAAGCAGGGTTTGGTGGCAATGATGGGAAGATACAGGGGACGCTTCAGGTCCATCGCTTTTTCAATGGCAGCCTCCATCATGCCTGCGCAGCCTGGATTTTGTAATGTGTATTTCATAATACTGATAAGCTGGTTACCGGGAAAGTGTTTCAAAGTAATCCGTCTTTAAAACCGACAGCGCATCCGCTATTTCGGCTAAATGCACAGGCACCAGATAACACCCCTGGTTCACCTTTACTGATCCGATACTGTCCAGCAGTACCATGGGCGTTTCTTCGGGTGTGTGCATGATTTTTCCTTTTTTATTATCTGATTTCACCGACTGCATTACCTTTTCAATATCTGTTTGTGCAGTTATCCGTAAAGGACATTCACAGAGCCGCAGCAGTTCTACGTGTTGTATAACCGCTGCTTCACTTATCCATCCTCTGCGTTGGGCGATGAATGCTGCCGCCAGCATGCCCAGTCCTACAGCCTGACCGTGGAAAAGCTGATGGGTATTCAGTT belongs to Chitinophaga sp. HK235 and includes:
- a CDS encoding UDP-N-acetylglucosamine 2-epimerase yields the protein MKYTLQNPGCAGMMEAAIEKAMDLKRPLYLPIIATKPCFIKMASLIQSMTQHDLPFLLVNSNQHYDQLLTAQIDELGYKQQIGANLYSNGRDFNERIITMCQSVTDFLSVLATYTEKPDIIPVVSGDTFSAGILPQLFYFSAGARSVHVEAGLRSYGPADKDRWQDGNVLYQAGWDWTRYVNDPFPEGMDSRLASISSELLLAPVKRNMDNLLYEGYVAENIMVTGSLSSDAVELMKKYTHTEDFLDRYPFLSGKKWLRVDLHRRENLIPDRLIAVLSGIARLSGEGMNILLVKSNAMMAAIHQFGLEEQLRLTEQAGVKICELWPSYLDVISFMLSDYCLGLYTDSGGLQEEAHILRVPCLTLRYSTDRPETILDAGGNLLLPPVSEKFICHNTLNAFDNTSRWAHQDTDNIYGNKVADLIVEKLKHYTPQYNAARRMLTY